The genomic region CTGTTAGCTTGTGCAGCCTGTATCTGTACATTCGATAGTTGTTATGCAATATAATtccttcttgcttttcaaaaaaaaaaaaaaatattgagttTTGACCTTTGAAgagtataaaattatatataaccaACACATTTTAAGGGTAAAATTGGAAAAACACCTCAGAAATAGAAATACGTAACATGGCAAAATAGAATATGAACTGCCGCGTGATTAAAACAATTCAATAGATCTAATCTCACTACTTGATACAATATTTACCAAACATTACAACTCAATATCTTCATTTTTAATTAACTCACCTCCTAatcaatattaaaaaaaaataaaaaatctattCCGGAATAGCACTCAACATTGCCATAAAATTCCGTCGTCTTTCACTCCTACCGCCGCCTCGTCCATTTCGGGTCTCAAAAACCGCCGCATCCACAACCCGACCCGAAGTTTTCGTATGACACTTTTCTGTAAACGTCACATTTTTCCGTCTACAACCAGCCAATGCTGAGCTGGCTTTCACCGCCAATGCAGCCATTTCTTCAGGCTGAAGTGGGTGTCTTAACCGGGTCAACGGTAGTGCAAAATAAAGCTGACCAAGTTGTAGCTCATCATTGTCGTTAATGGCAGTGACTACGTCATCAAATTCCATTTCGTCAGAGTTACATATGAATGTAGAAGGATTCTTTTGTAAAACGTACGACACTTTAACTGGGTACGAGAATTCTTGTAATCTTCCGTCGTGTGATATTAGTTTAGCAGTCACTACGGATGTTGATTCGCATGAACTGCAAATACCCATTGTTTTgaatacccgacccgacccgataGTGGAATTTGTAGAAGTAGAGTTGGGTGGGGGTGTATGTGTGGGGAAGTATATATAGGGGATCAAATTATTGAAACTTGCTAGTTTTCTATTGGAGGGTAGGAATGTAATTTTGCATGTTAATGGAGCAAAAGTGGGACCGGGCAAGCTGTAAGATATGGATGCCAGCGGAGGGGTTGTGTCCTTGAACAAAGGATCACTGTAAGATATTATGGTTTTCATATTTACTTTGTGTAACTACTCCGTATAATTTACTCCATAATACTCTTTGGTCTCAATTTTATTATCTTAAAAAAAAAACACATTGCAAGACAAATTATCAGGGCGTGAGGTCTTGTTCAATGTTTATTTTAGTGTTTATTTGAGACACTGAAAGTGATTGAGAAGAAAAAATATGAGAGGAGTCGTTCAATGCTCAATTCCAGTatctattttaattattttaatttattatttaatatattttttttatcagttTTATGACTTTACTCTTTACTTTTTAACTGAGTATCATTTACTCTTAAATGCATATAATTAATGTCATAAAAAAACTTTACTACATTATTTTGTTTGttttttaataaatttaaaacattttAAAAGAAATACTCCCTTCGTCACATATTAATAGTTGACAGACAAAATATACATTTTAAGGAAATGTCGCAAAAATACTTTACTTCTTGTTTGTTTTCCAGTTTTATCCTTATATTTTCTTTCCCCTTTAATCATATtcacatacattaagggcataatagaactttaaactacttattattttttatttatagaagTGGATTATTAATTTGAGAAATTTCAAAGAATACtgaactattaatatgggacgacgGATAAATTAAAGACACGTGAAATAGCTTTTTAGTAATCGTTTCCGTGTGACCACGCCAAAATATGCAAGCAGTAATGTAAATAGGTGACCATCCAATCATTAGGCTATTTTGCAAAgatttatttatattttgtttttttattgCGATGACGAGGGTAAATAATGTGACGTATGTAGGTGGATATGTAAGAGTTTAGTGAAGATTATGTACATGCTCGTATAATTTTAGAGTTGAAGTTGATGTCACTATAGCGTGGGCTACTTAACTACTAAAAAGGAAGTTGAAATGTTAAAGATCATTCTCAAAAGTAACATATTTTCTTATAAAAAAACTATTTCGACAACATCACATCAGGAGTTTCTTAATAAAATTAACTTAGAACTAAACACTTTCTACAATTACATATTTCTTCACAAAAATTGAAACCAACTACATTAATACATTAATAATTATTGTATGgtacaaattaaatattaaaccTTAATGTACGACTCATGTATACATTTATATTCGTCCTATTATAAGTTATTTTAAGAAATAAAGCAAGACGGGTGAGGAACAAGCAGACGAGAACAAGTAACCAACCCTCACTATTCTAGACGAGAGCCAACAAGCACACTAACAACCGTTGGGAGTAGTCTAAGTAAATCATACAATATGCATGCAATAATGAAACacactatcaatatcaatatcaatatcaatattattcaATAATTGGATATCAAATATTCACAATAATAAAGTAATGGAAAAAAGGGAAAAAGGTAAGAAATGCACTAAATACTTAAGTGTGAAatcaaaataaaaatagaaaaagagCCACGGATAAAGACGAAACTAAAATATTCTATTACGGAGTACATGTTTATAAAGTGAAATTtgaagtatatgtatatattgtgatgTGATTTGCACAATCATGATGGAACAGAAGCACTTTCTAAATTGCACTATAAAATAATCAACTTTCATCGACTACATCGAAACTTCCTTCAAGACCATGCTTTTATTCCAtattttaaagaatactttaaaGAACACTTACTCCTTCCATCACAATTTATTATTCAATATACTAATTTGAAATGTCCCAAATTAATTTTCAACTTACATAAATCAAAAAGAATAAAAAAGTTATTTTCTATTATGTCCTTAATATATGTTGATAGGGTTAAAATAGAAAGAAAATTTAAGAGTAAAAATTGAAAAGTAAAAGAAAATACATATATGTGGATAGGGTTAAAATAGAAAGAAAATTTAAGAGTAAAAATTGAAAAGTAAAAGAAAATACAGTATCTTTATGATATTTCCTTAAACTGTATATTTTTTGTCTGATGACAATTAATATGGGGCGGACGGAGTAAAAGCTAGATATACATAACGTAGAGCTTAATATCCTAAGAGTATCTAAGGAGTCTTTCAACTAAAAAGGTTGAAGGTTCAAGCCCAGTCGTGAGCATATTCATCAATAAATTCGTGTTAAGTGTATGAGTTCCATATTCGTCATGCTTTTGTTGTTTGTCTCAAGATATCACCAACCTAAGCGATCAACTCTAATGCGTTTTTGAAGTGTTTTAGAATTCATGATCACGATCTAAACCAATCTGTACAGATTCCAGTTTCGCATATTTTAACGAATAGCCTCGATTTCAAAAACCAAGATTGACAAATGTAGTCTAAAATATGCGACATACCATTGTATAAATTACAAGTATTTAAAGATTTTGAAATCTAATAACATTAATACTTAATTTAACTAATTTAGTGATGTTTAATGGTGGAGGTTGTAGGATCGATTTAACAGTATAAATCAATCGTTATTACAATATCAAGTGCGGAATTCTTAATATTGTATTTTATATCAAAAACACTTAAAAAGAAAAGATTGATTTGCTTAATATTGGACTTGAAACTGTTGGAAATCGACAAAGATCAATGCTAGACGACCAGGAACTAGGATACGGCTAAGGTTAAATTATGATGTGTAACCTTGACTTGGAACCCGAAACCACATATTTATAATATCTGAAGACTGATCCGTACAGATGTAACCTTCATCCGTACGGATGTAACCATAGGCGGATCCAATGTATTAGAGGGGGGGCGTtcgcccccggtggatttcgaaattttagtgcaaatttgttcggtttttcgattttgccccggtggaatttttttttgccccaaacccttcatattttgccccaagacctccatattttgcctcaaaaccttcgtattttgctcaaaaacctctaaattttgctcaaaaaactttatattttgccccaaaaactctatattttgtcaaaaaaaagccttacgtttaaaaaaaaaattcgcccccggtgaaaaaaatttcTGGATCCGCCACTGGATGTAACTGTACCCGTTCCTCAAAGCTTGATCCGTAGGGATGCATAATTGATCTGTATGAATAGACATTAACAATATGTTTTACATATACGAACATACATGCTTGGTTAATTAACAATGTAGTAAACGTGTGAATCAATAACTAATCATAAAAGCATTCGTAATGTTCAAGGACAAGTGAAATCAAAAAATGAACTAAAAACTTACATTTTTCACTAACACGTGTTCAGAATCTTCATTGAGACCTATGTTCAATTTTTATGGGCTTCACATTTGGGACTAACTCGCGAATATTGggtttagtgtatcttatcgaaagATATAAATTTTGCAAAATATGATCACCTACAATTTTCTCGGTAGGTCGTTATGTTATCAAATAATCTTCGGAATGTGGTCTTAAGTACTGAACGCGATGTTTCTTGTTATCAACATATTGCAAGAATATGAATACCTTAATTTCATCTCATTATTAAAATTTGGGCATAAAAAGATACTACATTCGTCTCATATTAATAATCTTCAGAAAAAACACATTTTAAAAAATGTCATCATTACATTGTACTTTTtctttactttataattttatcccTTACTTTTTACTTATTTTTTTGTCTTATATACAAGATTCTATGAGAAACCTTaccatattatttttatatatttatgaaaGTAGGCTATTAATTTGAGATATCTTAAAATAGAATACTGAACTATCAATATCGGACGAAGAGAGTAATACTCAAGTGCAAACATTCAAAAAGAGTTGATACCGTATATTAACCTTTTCCAAAAATTACATTACTTAACCATTTCAAAATAATCTGATAGTTGAGGTATTAATATCCTCATAATACGTCTCAGGTTCAAACCTCGTTAACAATATATTCTAGGGAGGTCAACTTATCACATGATACCTATAGGCCACATACATCTGAATAAAAATATGCATCATCTCTAGGTAGCTAGCCTGAACAACGAGAACCTATAGGTTCAAAAACTACATTATCTGTACCTATATAAACTTTTTATAAGAATCTTAATAGTGTAATTCCTGCTTCTTTCCTAGCAATGATAATATAAAAAACTAAACAAGTAGACGAAAGGAATCGAACAGAGAGCAAAGTCTTATCAAGATTCACCCAATTATATAAGAAAATTCAATCAGATGCATGTTCATCAGCACCCAAAACTACCGGCAAAACAACACAAAATCTGTACTTGCAGCAGTCACTGCACCTCTGGATTTAAAAACCACACAATTATCATCGAAATgtaaattttaaaatcatattttgtCTGCAAAATATGCAGCAAGATACGTATACATGATCTATTGCATGCGCTGATGGATTTGTTTAAAAGGAAGCATTTATATGATCTGTATCAACAACTTGTATGCATATATGCACATGTATGCTTCATTATTAAACTAATGCCAATGATGAATGTGCATAGACAGAAAAGTATGGCTGTATTTAGTTGATGATATTTTTAAACTTACTTATCTTAGATTCTAGCTAATATATAATGACAAAATGTTGGATTCACATTAACAAGTACAACAGCAAATGACCATATAAATGTTTACTAGTTTGCAACTACTAACCAATAATTGTTTTTCATAAAGTGCCTGATATTTCTCTTACATAATACTAAATACCATGTAACATTTGGTCGCTTTGCCATCCTACAACTACCCCAACACAATTCCACTCACCACTCCAAACTTACATTTTTATTCCCCTTAACTTTACATAACAAATATAAATTTTTAAGAGTACTCACATCTTTACCCCCTTAAATAGGGTCCTAAATGTAACTACTAATTTAATAAACTATCTACCAACAAAATTCCACCAAACTTTTTGACGGAATTTATCTTTTTTCTGTCGCGAGTTAGGTTTCTCAgttatcaccgttcaactcgaaacagTTTTACGAACTAAACGCAACCAACTATATTCGAAACGGATGTTTTTTTCTTCTaatgaaaacacacacacacacacacatacacacacacacacagatagtTTATTTGTTATGTAAAGTTAAGGGGAATAAAAATGTAAGTTTGGAGTGGTGAGTGGAATTCTCGTTGGGGTAGTTGTAGGATGGCAAAACGATCAAATGTTACATGGTATTTAGTATgtaagagaatatatatatatatatatatatattataaaaatgaaCTCAACTTATTTTAGCGAGTGAATTCCTACAACAAATGGTAAGTTCATGATTAGGTAAAAGAAACGATCTGGGTTCAAGTCCTTctgaactttttttttctttttgttcgcAATTTTTTCTTAGTTCTCTCgacattagttttataaaaaaaagttAGAATATTCTGCCGCAACGCGGGGACCAGATTTTTTCTAGTTAGATTTTTTCTAGTTATATTTAAGTATAATGTTTTCATTTTCTTATGAACTCATATTACAttcgattagtattattattataagcatatATATTCCTTATTTAAGGGatattaacacatatttaatcacttGTAATTTCATTAACTTATCATTGTTCCCTTTACAAAAAACACTAATTTTAGATACTATGAAGTTCTTAAAACAGCTGCCTTAATGGCTTAATATTAGAGATGCACTAAAACTGAAAAGCATCTTCACTTGAATCCAATATATCAAAAAAGCCAAGTCAAATAGCCCACATAAACTGGCCCAAATACATAATCCTTCAGCTCTTTAATTTTTGGTAATCTCTGACTCTCTAGCCAACATGCATGGTTCCGAAGTTTTTTTTAGAGGCTCAAATGATAACCTGACATATGATTATAATTTTATCTAACAACTAACCGTAAAAGTTGCTTTTAATTACCCCATAATTATTGCGGTGCAATCGACTATTTGAATTTTACAACGCTATAGATCGAAACGAGCTCACATTCACTTAGAAAATGAAGAGATGTTTTATCTAATGATATTAAGGTCATTACTTTTGGATTGGGCCAGGTTTCTTCCTCATTGGGGGCGGGTTATGCGTGAGTGGTTTAGTCCCCCGTTGGTGATCCCGAAGTGTTGTTAAAAAGGACACATATTTGTAACTCTACAATTTAAGTGGCATCttacaagtaaaaaaaaaaaaaaatatgaatatgTAATTTAGAACTCTTTTTACATACACTACCATAGATCAATCTAACTTCAATAAGGCAATTCAATACATACATAACATAGTTAATTCGAAGGTATGTCCAAGTGTCCGTTGATATTTGAGTCTTAAAAACTAGTAATCTTAATCTTAATGCGGGATTCAAATAAAACGAATAATGAGCATCCACAATGGAAAGATCAGCAACAAGAGAATACCAATGGTATTAGATATACCATGACTCTGCATGAACGAATTCCTAAACCCACCCGATGCTCGAATGTGCTCTTGAAGCAGGTAACAACTAATTATTAGACAAATCGCAACACCAACCCAATCATCCCTAAACGTATGTGCAAATAAACTTGGCGCAACTACTAAAAGAAGACTTAGCGATCCAGGTATCTCCATCCAATCTGCGCATATTAGAAACATGTTTGTAATCCATAAATGGTTTTGTTAACAGTTGGcctaatggttattgttattaagtTTGTACATGCATAAGCTATTATATTTCAACAAGCATTAAGTGGAAGAGGAAACAACTAGGGAGTAGTCCCGATGGGCTGCGTAAAGTACTCTCCGGTTAATCCGAACGGGAAAAACCTTAGAACTCATATACTCATTGAGTGGAAGTAATCTCTCTGTCATCGGGTAGAGAGAGAAATGTCATTCTCTTTCTTTAGGTACCGAAGAAAAGACTCTTAATTAGATGAATGATTATGTACATCTCACTTTCTCATACCTTAAATTCGTTGAATTGAGTCTGTTATAGTCTATATATaactaaatatctttaatcaaagaTAAAATGAAATGAGTGGGAATACGGGCTAGAGTAAATATAGCTACTCAAGTATACTAACATTCAACATACACACAAGTAATTTTAGTTTTCAAATCTAAAATACTACTATCAAATTGTTTGATGCTAAAGTGTCAATTTTTAGGGGTGGCAGAGGAATTTAGAGCGGCTTAGGTATCATATATATTGTGTTTGTACCTGGGAAATGTTGTGGGAAGAATAGTCTTAGTACCACTGCAATGAATGCAATCCACATCCCGAATTGACCCCTGGATATATATGGTCCAATAATTTAGTCGTTGTCGAAATCTATCAATGTACCTTGAAACGAAGGGAAGTTATAGACAAACGAAATAAAGAGGGTGAAATAGTAGAACATAAACCTTAAGAAGTGAAAAATTGAATGAGGAAGACTAAAGAATATATATGGTACTAAAAGTGAGGTCAGCATGTTTGATCTCCAGTTTGTTCTGTCCAAAATCAATAGATAACTGCAGCACCATATATTCAAACAAGTTAAGCAAATCGCGCTGTCTTAAAACTCAACTTGATCGAAATACTCACATAGCTGAGAAGGATGCAACCCAAGAGAGAAAAGATGTGCCGAACCCTAAGCCACCAACCTTGGTGACATGATCGAACAGCTTGTCAACAAGCACTTTCAAC from Rutidosis leptorrhynchoides isolate AG116_Rl617_1_P2 chromosome 9, CSIRO_AGI_Rlap_v1, whole genome shotgun sequence harbors:
- the LOC139869439 gene encoding uncharacterized protein, with protein sequence MGICSSCESTSVVTAKLISHDGRLQEFSYPVKVSYVLQKNPSTFICNSDEMEFDDVVTAINDNDELQLGQLYFALPLTRLRHPLQPEEMAALAVKASSALAGCRRKNVTFTEKCHTKTSGRVVDAAVFETRNGRGGGRSERRRNFMAMLSAIPE
- the LOC139867439 gene encoding cold-regulated 413 plasma membrane protein 2-like — its product is MVRRDFFISKTDKVTTQLINVDISELKVLVDKLFDHVTKVGGLGFGTSFLSWVASFSAIYLLILDRTNWRSNMLTSLLVPYIFFSLPHSIFHFLRGQFGMWIAFIAVVLRLFFPQHFPDWMEIPGSLSLLLVVAPSLFAHTFRDDWVGVAICLIISCYLLQEHIRASGGFRNSFMQSHGISNTIGILLLLIFPLWMLIIRFI